One genomic region from Ptychodera flava strain L36383 chromosome 5, AS_Pfla_20210202, whole genome shotgun sequence encodes:
- the LOC139132994 gene encoding somatostatin receptor type 2-like has product MEDNITASPNITSTSETGPSVDWVKNCELALGIIGSIGNILVCIIVLGSKYMKSMTNYFIMSLAVADGWTSLLLIFNRYLLSAVTVVYPPGFAGVMYCRIWESQLLFWVGIKCSVFNLVAVTLERYFAIVHPFVYQRKFTVKTAAIMIGATWGISFFSEIQFVFFHDFQTVDGVRVCQFSWPSNSASVIVGVVSFLSTYLIPIIIMFWCYLKIVKSLKNSAEQLTTNNASVVDTGPAATLLRARKKVIRVLLVVMLAFTICWTPNQFLFLFFNFGAPIEYASVYYSFFVLLAFSNSVINPIIYAFKYKQFRRGFCEVFCPRWSGLKK; this is encoded by the coding sequence ATGGAGGACAATATCACTGCGTCACCCAACATAACTTCAACCAGCGAGACAGGGCCGTCTGTCGACTGGGTCAAGAACTGCGAACTGGCGCTAGGAATTATTGGCAGCATCGGCAATATACTGGTGTGCATAATTGTACTTGGCAGCAAATACATGAAATCAATGACAAATTATTTCATCATGAGCTTGGCAGTGGCTGATGGCTGGACGTCGCTACTGTTGATCTTTAACCGATATTTACTTAGCGCCGTCACAGTCGTGTACCCGCCGGGGTTTGCTGGGGTTATGTACTGCCGTATATGGGAGAGTCAGCTTCTGTTTTGGGTCGGCATTAAATGCTCGGTATTCAATCTTGTCGCTGTAACTCTGGAACGCTACTTTGCAATCGTCCATCCTTTTGTATACCAGCGGAAATTTACTGTCAAAACGGCCGCCATCATGATTGGGGCAACATGGGGGATATCATTTTTCTCCGAAATACAATTCGTGTTTTTCCATGATTTCCAAACGGTCGACGGCGTCCGAGTTTGCCAGTTTTCGTGGCCAAGCAACTCGGCCAGTGTCATCGTTGGCGTGGTGAGCTTTCTGTCCACTTACTTAATTCCCATCATCATTATGTTTTGGTGTTACTTAAAGATTGTTAAAAGTCTGAAAAACAGCGCCGAGCAGCTAACCACAAACAACGCATCCGTCGTCGACACTGGCCCGGCAGCGACGCTCCTTCGTGCCCGTAAGAAAGTAATACGGGTCCTGTTGGTGGTCATGTTAGCCTTCACCATCTGCTGGACGCCCAACCAGTTTCTCTTTCTGTTCTTCAACTTTGGCGCCCCCATAGAGTACGCCAGTGTGTACTACAGCTTCTTCGTCCTGTTGGCCTTTTCAAACTCAGTCATCAATCCCATAATATACGCCTTCAAGTACAAACAGTTTCGCCGTGGATTTTGCGAGGTGTTTTGCCCTCGCTGGTCGGGGTTAAAAAAGTGA